Proteins from one Phyllobacterium zundukense genomic window:
- a CDS encoding HPr family phosphocarrier protein, translating into MSDKQDARIRETDRVTAQRQTEIEVVHGTGLHARPSVIFTRLAKSFPCTIEIEVNGNSIWLNGKSIVKVMGAKIRKGSVLKIRADGIGAAEAIAALKELVEHNFDEGKVDGRNV; encoded by the coding sequence ATGAGCGACAAGCAGGATGCGAGAATACGGGAGACGGATCGCGTGACGGCGCAGCGGCAGACAGAAATCGAAGTCGTGCACGGGACCGGATTGCATGCCCGCCCTTCCGTGATTTTCACCCGTCTTGCCAAATCCTTTCCATGCACGATCGAGATAGAGGTGAACGGCAACAGCATCTGGCTGAACGGCAAAAGCATTGTGAAGGTTATGGGAGCCAAAATCCGGAAGGGTTCGGTTCTGAAAATTCGCGCCGACGGAATTGGTGCGGCAGAAGCAATTGCGGCGTTGAAGGAACTGGTCGAACACAATTTCGACGAGGGAAAGGTCGATGGCCGAAATGTTTAG
- a CDS encoding ABC transporter ATP-binding protein → MAEIRIENLRKEFGAFSAVEDSSFVVRDGEFLALLGPSGCGKTTTLRMIAGLELPTSGKIFLGGEDVTFNRARERDIAFVFQLFALYPHMNVRKNIGFPLLAQGVAKAEIRARVEETAKLLQIDHILDRSVSGLAGGDRQRVALGRAIVRRPKCFLMDEPLGTLDAEFRDLMVRELRELHNRIRATTVYVTHDQLEAMAMADKIAVMNHGIIEQFGTPQEIYNRPATMYVADFIGSPPMNFLRFTGGLQKGARSVIVDGVDISVPEIHLDLAESELALGVRPEDISFSDVSPLRGAVFGSEYHGTNQIVAVEMGKGLVKARVPADQNFRIGETVGLELNYDRLSLFDCKSGRAVPSSRYAEHHHG, encoded by the coding sequence ATGGCAGAGATCAGGATAGAAAATCTGCGCAAGGAATTTGGTGCTTTCAGCGCAGTGGAGGATTCGAGCTTCGTTGTCCGTGATGGCGAATTCCTGGCCCTGCTCGGCCCGTCAGGCTGCGGCAAGACAACGACGCTGCGGATGATTGCGGGTCTTGAGTTGCCGACCAGCGGCAAGATCTTCCTTGGCGGTGAAGACGTCACCTTCAACCGAGCCCGGGAGCGGGATATTGCTTTTGTCTTCCAGCTCTTTGCGCTTTATCCGCACATGAATGTACGCAAAAACATAGGGTTTCCACTGCTTGCGCAGGGTGTTGCCAAAGCAGAAATACGCGCGCGCGTCGAGGAGACGGCAAAGCTCCTGCAGATCGATCATATTCTTGACAGGTCGGTATCGGGTCTGGCGGGCGGCGATCGTCAGCGCGTGGCGCTCGGAAGGGCAATCGTCCGGCGGCCAAAGTGCTTTCTTATGGATGAACCTCTTGGCACACTGGATGCAGAGTTTCGCGATCTGATGGTTCGGGAACTGCGGGAACTGCATAACAGGATCCGTGCCACCACAGTCTACGTCACCCACGACCAGCTGGAGGCGATGGCGATGGCAGACAAGATCGCTGTGATGAACCACGGTATCATCGAGCAATTCGGTACGCCTCAGGAGATCTACAACCGCCCGGCGACTATGTATGTCGCTGATTTTATCGGCTCGCCGCCGATGAATTTTCTGCGGTTTACGGGCGGCCTGCAAAAGGGCGCGCGATCCGTTATCGTCGATGGCGTGGATATTTCTGTGCCGGAAATCCATCTCGATCTTGCGGAAAGCGAACTCGCGCTTGGAGTGCGGCCCGAAGATATAAGTTTCAGCGATGTATCCCCTTTGCGCGGCGCTGTCTTTGGCAGCGAGTATCACGGGACCAACCAGATCGTCGCTGTGGAGATGGGTAAAGGACTGGTCAAGGCGCGTGTACCGGCCGACCAGAATTTCCGTATTGGCGAAACCGTGGGGCTTGAACTCAACTACGACAGACTGTCTCTCTTCGACTGCAAATCGGGCAGGGCGGTTCCGTCGTCCCGCTATGCGGAGCATCATCATGGCTGA
- the dhaM gene encoding dihydroxyacetone kinase phosphoryl donor subunit DhaM, with protein MKGNTANVGIVIVSHSPLVAKGTADMVRQMVGDTVPLSWCGGNPEGGLGTNTAGILAAIEAAWSDHGVAVFVDLGGAETNSEMAIEMLGEPRSGMVAICNAPIVEGAVIAAAEASGGASLAKVVATAEELSPS; from the coding sequence ATGAAAGGCAACACTGCAAATGTGGGTATTGTGATCGTATCGCACTCGCCACTCGTTGCGAAAGGCACTGCCGATATGGTGCGCCAGATGGTCGGCGATACTGTGCCGCTTTCATGGTGCGGAGGCAATCCCGAGGGTGGTCTCGGTACCAATACGGCGGGTATTCTTGCAGCCATAGAGGCAGCATGGTCCGATCATGGAGTTGCGGTGTTCGTTGATCTCGGCGGTGCGGAGACCAACAGCGAAATGGCGATCGAAATGCTGGGCGAACCACGTTCCGGGATGGTCGCCATCTGCAATGCACCTATTGTCGAGGGTGCGGTCATTGCCGCTGCGGAAGCGTCCGGTGGGGCGTCGCTCGCAAAGGTGGTGGCTACAGCCGAGGAACTCTCACCCTCATGA
- a CDS encoding ABC transporter ATP-binding protein, translating to MAEVVLQGINKNFGETRAVSDVDLVVADGECVVLLGPTGAGKTTTLRLIAGLERPDSGRIIIGGYDVAKEAPAGRDVAFVFQQYSLYPHLSVYDNLAFPLRSPARRLGKDEIDRRVREVARMVRIDHKLENRSTRLSGGEMQRVAIGRALVRRPAIYLMDEPLSSLDAKLRADLRLELKRIQKELGSTLLYVTHDQIEAMTMADRIGILTEGRLVQIGTPREIYSNPANVHVAARLGQPHINLFPANVLPHSNIPAGTQTIGARTEHLDITLGGDVNAHVDWVEHLGDQNHLHIRVGDCKLTTLANPRLLVKPGDPIGLALRNPLYFGADGNRVL from the coding sequence ATGGCTGAAGTCGTCCTGCAAGGCATCAACAAGAATTTCGGCGAAACCCGTGCCGTCTCCGATGTGGATCTGGTTGTTGCCGACGGAGAATGCGTTGTCTTGCTTGGCCCCACCGGTGCCGGCAAGACCACTACGCTGCGCCTGATTGCCGGGCTGGAGCGCCCCGACAGTGGCCGCATAATTATTGGCGGATATGATGTGGCGAAAGAAGCGCCCGCGGGTCGCGATGTCGCGTTTGTTTTTCAGCAGTATTCGCTCTATCCGCACCTGTCCGTCTACGACAACCTGGCCTTTCCCCTGCGGTCGCCGGCACGCCGTCTCGGCAAGGATGAGATCGACAGGCGGGTGCGGGAGGTTGCGCGGATGGTGCGCATCGACCACAAGCTTGAAAACCGCTCGACCCGGCTTTCGGGCGGCGAAATGCAGCGGGTCGCCATAGGCCGTGCGCTTGTACGTCGCCCGGCGATCTATCTCATGGACGAGCCCCTTTCCTCGCTGGACGCCAAGTTGCGCGCCGATCTGCGGCTGGAACTCAAACGCATTCAGAAAGAGCTCGGATCAACGCTTCTCTACGTGACACATGATCAGATCGAAGCCATGACAATGGCCGATCGCATAGGCATTCTCACCGAGGGTCGGTTGGTACAGATTGGAACGCCGCGAGAAATCTACAGCAACCCGGCTAATGTTCATGTCGCTGCACGTCTTGGACAGCCGCACATCAATCTTTTCCCAGCTAATGTGCTGCCCCACAGCAATATCCCGGCAGGTACACAAACAATCGGGGCGCGGACCGAACATCTGGACATAACGCTAGGCGGCGATGTCAATGCGCACGTCGATTGGGTGGAGCACCTCGGAGACCAGAATCACCTGCATATACGGGTCGGCGACTGCAAGCTGACCACCTTGGCCAATCCACGTCTGCTAGTAAAGCCAGGAGATCCGATTGGTCTTGCGCTAAGGAATCCGCTTTATTTCGGTGCGGATGGGAACCGGGTGTTATGA
- a CDS encoding carbohydrate ABC transporter permease: MSSTAHSVVEPSVTSKRIAATIVVAYAVITMIPLIWIVLTSFKSPPDSISYPPKIVFQPTLEGYCNLFTTRTRQTAEYITSLGAPTSTCDEITRSRNMVIAGPSNYWPRFQNSLVIAFGSTFLAVSLGTLAAYGFSRFKVPLAEDLLFFILSTRMMPPIAVAIPIYLMYRQLGLSDTALGMILLYTAVNVSLAVWLLKGFIDEIPREYEEAAMIDGYTRMQAFFKVVLPQATTGIAATAIFCLIFAWNEYAFAVLLTSGAAQTAPPFIPTIIGEGGQDWPAVAAGTTIFVVPILVFTILLRKQLLRGITFGAVRK, translated from the coding sequence ATGAGTTCTACTGCCCATTCGGTCGTCGAGCCGAGCGTCACATCAAAGCGCATCGCGGCGACGATCGTCGTCGCCTATGCGGTGATCACGATGATCCCGCTCATATGGATCGTTCTGACCAGCTTTAAATCCCCTCCGGATTCGATCAGTTATCCGCCGAAAATCGTATTTCAGCCGACGCTGGAGGGTTATTGCAACCTATTTACAACGCGCACGCGGCAAACTGCCGAGTACATCACTTCGCTTGGGGCTCCGACGAGTACCTGCGATGAAATCACCCGAAGCCGCAACATGGTCATCGCCGGGCCCTCGAACTACTGGCCGCGTTTCCAGAACTCGCTGGTAATCGCCTTCGGCTCGACGTTCCTCGCCGTCTCGCTAGGCACGCTCGCAGCCTATGGATTTTCGCGTTTCAAGGTTCCTCTCGCGGAAGATCTTTTATTCTTCATTCTCTCGACGCGAATGATGCCGCCCATCGCCGTCGCCATCCCCATTTATCTGATGTATCGGCAACTTGGCCTGTCTGACACCGCGCTGGGCATGATCCTGCTTTACACGGCCGTAAACGTCTCGCTTGCCGTCTGGCTCCTGAAGGGTTTCATCGACGAAATTCCGCGCGAATACGAAGAGGCAGCCATGATCGACGGCTACACGCGCATGCAGGCCTTTTTCAAGGTCGTCCTGCCGCAGGCAACCACGGGCATCGCCGCAACGGCCATCTTCTGCCTCATCTTTGCCTGGAACGAATACGCCTTCGCAGTGCTCTTGACGTCGGGCGCAGCCCAGACTGCGCCACCGTTCATTCCAACGATCATTGGTGAAGGCGGGCAGGACTGGCCGGCCGTTGCTGCGGGAACCACGATCTTCGTCGTGCCGATCCTGGTTTTCACGATCCTTCTGCGCAAGCAGCTGTTGCGCGGTATCACTTTTGGAGCTGTACGCAAATGA
- the dhaL gene encoding dihydroxyacetone kinase subunit DhaL, producing the protein MIKSREGRLPSLQTDRELVLGLIEACHAVIVIHADDLCELDRAIGDGDHGTNMRRGCEAVYLDRERLCSLPLPQAIETIGMTLVMSVGGASGPLYGTLLIEIGRRLGTRENEADFATILGEAIDAVARRGRAHAGDKTLLDVLYPVQTEMLRQSALINIAKRAEVSARLTAEMKAMRGRASFLGDRSIGHVDPGASSCALLTTAICRYLREYRPA; encoded by the coding sequence ATGATAAAGTCGCGCGAGGGGAGACTTCCGTCGTTGCAGACTGATCGGGAACTTGTGCTGGGACTGATCGAAGCCTGCCACGCGGTCATCGTGATCCATGCTGATGACCTGTGCGAGCTCGATCGGGCCATCGGCGACGGGGATCACGGGACCAACATGCGGCGTGGTTGCGAGGCGGTGTATCTCGATCGGGAACGGTTGTGCAGCCTGCCGCTGCCGCAGGCGATCGAGACAATCGGGATGACGCTTGTCATGAGCGTCGGCGGCGCTTCAGGGCCGCTGTACGGGACCTTGCTAATAGAGATTGGACGGCGGCTTGGCACCCGGGAAAACGAGGCGGATTTCGCCACCATCCTCGGAGAGGCGATCGATGCAGTGGCGCGGCGCGGGCGCGCTCATGCAGGTGACAAAACGTTGCTCGACGTGCTTTACCCCGTTCAAACAGAAATGCTAAGGCAATCAGCCCTGATCAATATAGCCAAAAGGGCGGAGGTATCTGCTCGACTAACCGCTGAAATGAAGGCGATGCGGGGACGTGCTTCATTCCTTGGAGATCGTTCCATTGGCCATGTCGATCCGGGGGCATCGAGCTGTGCCCTTCTTACGACAGCCATTTGCCGCTATCTGAGGGAGTACCGTCCGGCATGA
- a CDS encoding dihydroxyacetone kinase subunit DhaK: protein MKHFFNRRENIVTEALDGLLLTSRPGMLARLDSYPDIKVILRADWDKSKVAVISGGGAGHEPSHAGFVGRGMLTAAVSGEIFASPSVDAVLTAIRAVTGPKGCLLIVKNYTGDRLNFGLAAERARAEGFKVEMVIVADDIALPDLAQPRGVAGTLFIHKIAGFLAERGDSLEDVAASAASAAGEIVSLGVSLSTCSIPGQEQQQRLGADEGELGLGIHGEPGVERIALQESGKIVAIMAERLAASLPGTGEYALLINNLGAVPPLEMSLIAHDVLASSLADRVKLVIGPSPMMTALNMNGFSLSLIRLDAERETALVSPVDPHAWAPPVLRHGLDILSAPKVPVEEAIAAASRDPLAEGLVTAICQHLISLETELNRLDARTGDGDTGSTVAAGARGVLGKIKSLPLADNAGTFAAVGNILAKSMGGSSGVLLSIFFTAAAKAMTEKNNLPAALLEGLDRMTFYGGARPGDRTMVDALDPALRALAASGTSHAARAAAAGANATMAMTKANAGRASYVGAGHLAGVADPGAIAVAAAFETVAKVIDDKVARGETSVVAD, encoded by the coding sequence ATGAAACATTTTTTCAACCGCAGGGAGAACATTGTCACCGAGGCCCTCGATGGTCTTTTGCTGACCAGTCGTCCGGGAATGCTGGCGCGACTGGACAGCTATCCGGATATCAAGGTCATTCTGCGGGCGGACTGGGATAAATCCAAGGTCGCCGTCATATCGGGCGGAGGTGCGGGTCATGAGCCTTCCCACGCCGGGTTTGTCGGAAGGGGCATGCTTACGGCCGCCGTTTCGGGTGAAATTTTCGCTTCACCCAGCGTTGATGCCGTGCTTACGGCGATCCGTGCTGTTACGGGGCCGAAAGGTTGCCTGCTGATCGTCAAGAATTACACCGGCGACCGGTTGAATTTTGGGCTTGCCGCTGAAAGGGCTCGCGCCGAAGGGTTCAAGGTGGAGATGGTCATCGTTGCCGATGATATCGCGCTTCCCGACCTTGCCCAGCCGCGAGGAGTTGCTGGTACGCTGTTCATTCACAAGATCGCAGGTTTTCTCGCCGAACGCGGCGATAGCCTTGAAGATGTAGCCGCGTCTGCTGCATCGGCGGCTGGCGAGATTGTGTCGCTGGGTGTCTCGCTGTCGACATGCTCGATCCCGGGCCAGGAGCAGCAACAACGCCTCGGCGCTGACGAGGGAGAACTGGGTCTTGGCATTCATGGCGAGCCGGGGGTCGAACGTATCGCGCTCCAGGAGTCCGGGAAGATCGTTGCCATTATGGCGGAGCGGCTTGCGGCGTCTCTGCCGGGGACGGGCGAATATGCGTTGTTGATAAACAACCTCGGCGCTGTGCCGCCATTGGAAATGAGCCTCATTGCCCATGATGTTCTTGCGTCCTCGCTGGCGGATCGGGTGAAGCTGGTGATCGGCCCCTCGCCAATGATGACAGCGCTCAACATGAACGGCTTTTCGCTTTCGCTCATCCGACTCGATGCAGAACGTGAGACGGCGCTTGTCTCTCCCGTCGACCCTCATGCGTGGGCTCCGCCGGTTCTACGGCATGGCCTGGATATTCTTTCCGCGCCGAAGGTCCCTGTTGAAGAGGCCATCGCCGCGGCGAGCCGCGATCCGTTGGCGGAAGGGTTGGTGACCGCCATATGCCAGCATCTGATCTCGCTAGAAACCGAGCTCAATCGTCTGGATGCCCGCACTGGCGACGGCGATACGGGATCGACAGTTGCTGCCGGGGCACGAGGCGTGCTTGGCAAGATCAAATCATTGCCGCTCGCTGACAACGCGGGAACGTTTGCAGCGGTTGGCAATATCCTTGCGAAAAGCATGGGTGGATCAAGTGGCGTTCTGCTCTCGATCTTTTTCACGGCAGCAGCCAAGGCAATGACGGAGAAGAACAATCTGCCCGCCGCGCTGCTTGAGGGCCTGGACCGCATGACTTTTTACGGCGGAGCCAGACCGGGTGACAGAACCATGGTGGACGCGCTCGATCCGGCATTGCGAGCCTTGGCGGCAAGTGGAACGTCTCACGCTGCCAGGGCGGCAGCTGCGGGTGCCAATGCCACCATGGCTATGACCAAAGCAAATGCGGGCCGGGCATCGTATGTGGGTGCAGGGCATCTCGCCGGTGTCGCTGATCCGGGAGCCATCGCTGTCGCTGCTGCTTTTGAGACTGTTGCAAAGGTGATCGATGATAAAGTCGCGCGAGGGGAGACTTCCGTCGTTGCAGACTGA